Within Bdellovibrio bacteriovorus HD100, the genomic segment GCCTGGTTGAAACTTCCCGTAAAGATGCTGACTACATGGAATTGGACTGGACGAAGAATTCTCTTCCACAGGACAAATCCCCATATGCTGCTATCTACGAAGGTTGCTTGACTGGCATCGCTGATGCTCAAGTGATGGACGTGAACATGAAACTGGATCAGGGTGTGTTGAGCTTCACTCAGCAGTACTCCACAGGTCTACGCTGGTCTTGCATCGGCGACTTCATGGCCTTTGATGATTACAACGGCACACCTGGTTACCAGGCAGCGGTTCGCGTGAAAGAGCGTGTCTCCTTCAAATTGAACGACGGTTCCACAGACAAAGCTTTTGTTGAATCCATCCCGTTCTCTGCTCAAAATGCAATGGGTTACGGTGTTTGGACTGTCGGTCAGGCGAATCCTGACAAAAACAACCTGCGCGGTCGCGAAGGCACTGAAAAATCTTTGCCAATGGTTCACGACTTCAGAAACGGCAAGAAACTGGTTTACACAGTAACGGGTCTTCCGACTGACAACCCGGAAATGCGCAAGCTTTACATCGAAGCGACTGAAGAGCTGGTGAAGGCATGGAACTTCGCTTACAAACAGGCCTTCAAAGGTTCTGCTTTGCAGCGTGATGGCGACTATATCGAAATGCAAATCGCTGGTGAAAACGGTGTAGAGGCTCACTTGGGTGACCTTGATAAGAACATCATCCACTTCGAGAACAAACCGGCTGACCACGGTATCCTGGGTGTATCTCAAGTTGGCTTCAACCCTCGCTCTGCGATCGTGGTTGCGGACTCTTTGATCCTTTATGCTGGTAACATGCTACAAAGCGTGGGTGCGGACTTCCGCAACATGAAGATCAAGGAAAACTGGGACAAAATGAAAGAAGACTTCCGCGAACAGGCTCGCGCTCAGCTGGCAAAACAGCAGGCTGAAGAAGCGGAAGCAGCGAAGAAAGCCCAGACTCAGCAAGGCACTGCTCAGGATAAAGCTGTAGCGGCGACTCAGTTCACCCGCAACATGGTGAACATGGTTAAAGGTGCTCAGACTGATGTTAAATCCAAAATGAAGGCTAAAAACATCGGCGCTTCCATGAACATCCTGAAAGCGGCGGTGGCTGAGCGTAAATCTTTGGGTGGCGACAGCAACTTCAAGTTCTCTTCTCCACAGACTCAGGACGCCTGGATGAACAAAGTTCACAAGGCGTTGTCTGAGAAACCTGGCATGACTCCTCGTGAAATCGAGACAGTGATGGCTCGTGAAATGCTGGCGTCGAAAGGTTCCAAGCTGTCTGCTAAAGAAAAAGCGACTTTGGCTAAAACTGTAAAAATGGGTGAAATCCACGCCAAAATGATGGCAACGATGCAAGATGCACCAGGTTGTATGAAAACATCCGCTGAACTGGCTGATTCCAGCTTCATCGCGATGCCATTCAACCAGGCGCTGAAAATCGAGATCATCAATACCCTGGGTCACGAGATGGGTCACTCCCAGGGCTTGACTCACAACTTCATCGCTTCCTTCGACAAGGCGAACTTCGCCAATGAAGACGGCACTGAAAGCAAACGTAACTACTCTTCCATCATGGACTACCTGACTCCAGGCAAGTTCAACTGGGATGGTCTGGGTACTTACGACATCCGCGCTCTGCGTGCTTCGCACCTGGGCTTGGTTGAAGCGACTCCGGAAATGATCGCGAAACTTGAAGGCAACGCTGCTTCCAAAAAGCTTTTGGTTAACGGCAAGTACCTTCACGTCAGCACGATCAAAGCCAACTTCGCTAAGAATGGCTGGGCTAACTTCAACAAGTACCAGGTTCAGGGCGTTCTGAAAGAGTACATGTACTGCACAGACAAAGACGTTGGTTACGAGCCTACGTGTGAGCGTCACGACTTCGGTACTTCCGCTCAGGAGATCGTTGAATCCAATATCAACGACTGGGAAAGCATGTACGTGAATTCGTTCCACTCCTGGGACCGTCTAGTGTTTGATGTTGGAACTTCCATCCGCGCAAGCTCCATGTCCTCTTACTACCAGTTCCGTATGCGTAAGTTCATGGACGAATTGTTCTACATGCTGGTTGTTGACAACAGAAACCCTGCGATCCAGGACTACGTACAGGCTTCTTTGAAGACGTACCTGTTCTACACGCAGCTGATCAACACTCCGGATGCGAACTCTTTGTTCCAGAGCGCGGACCGCTTCATCGCGGTTCCTTATGAGAAGAAAGAAGTGAACGAAAAAGGTGAAGAGACTGGCAAGACTTCCATGGATGTGGCGATCGTTGAAAAACGTGCGATCCAGGATATCTCCACCACGAAAGACCGTCTGGACACTGTGGGCCTTGAGTACGAAAAAATCACGGCCATGGAAATGCTGACTATGAAGGGCTACCCTTCATACAAGTACTACTACAACAGCATCCAGTTCTCGTTCCTGGATTTCGAAAAGTACATCCTGGGCATGAGCGCTGAAAACAGCCTGTTCGTGAACACGATCACTGGCATGATGCTGGATCAGTTGCAGCCGACGTTCTCTAACGAAGACGTGACTTTGCAGCCAATCCAGGGTGAAAAAGCGACGGTGACAGCCTCCATGAGATTCTATGCTGGTATCTACGGCATCCTGAATCTGGAAGCGTCCACTTTGCGTGACAAAGACAACTTTGCAACTCTGTTCAAAGTGGGTAGCAGCCTGGGTAAAGCACCTTCTGACAGAACTGCTTTGAGCCAGCTGGGTGTATCTGAGAAATCCAAAACACGTCTGAGCTTCTGGGCTTTGGACAACGCTTTGGCTTCCCAGACTTTGGTTGACGTGGCAGCTCAGAAAAACTTCTTCATCCAGAATGCCGAAGTACTGAACCCACTGATGCAGAACATGGCGATCCTTCAGCTTCAAAACCTTCTGTCCCAAGGGCAGATGGAAGCGAAACTGACTGAGGCGAAGACGGCTC encodes:
- a CDS encoding zinc-dependent metalloprotease, whose amino-acid sequence is MSNKSQYAKAFTALLALAIFATGCTKKRDAALPEEAQENIFAISDIPELQTENSQYEVQTDDSLSTLSLGDSSKATAEKGVVAVRDSQVPKRLKYMFKGLEMSGQAGQKYSITFSVDKQFVTAYKIVTDTAELSNLEKHLAQVKEEVQLQKQLQKSKDNSKAKSMVASLKKIRSEKQALLSQKSATLLVPLFKFKINGYGVLQRVKNQLNEETSTLRMKTTDWADATHIQVSINPADRMPVGIDAASRGDLDRTFVMNKINNKLMTAGTLNSDYQIPVNMEKDTRILTLLDVDALHVFEVGQVGKTVLTDSQLAQLKSGAKNSNVRQCTEDIVKALPAEAQQNCILVLRYDVPVTYVRPELPVVDYEGNQDATISFKEVRAGDSVGLVQIAQNVQAKKVEANTQFDPRTTIKIADVKGKEFFYKRTIEDVAFSAASPGLAAGMAGSLTIVKFDLEESRVVVRKADLIANYKSGTNAVDYEELMSLPVKYLKLEEKDATGAKYAMARLVETSRKDADYMELDWTKNSLPQDKSPYAAIYEGCLTGIADAQVMDVNMKLDQGVLSFTQQYSTGLRWSCIGDFMAFDDYNGTPGYQAAVRVKERVSFKLNDGSTDKAFVESIPFSAQNAMGYGVWTVGQANPDKNNLRGREGTEKSLPMVHDFRNGKKLVYTVTGLPTDNPEMRKLYIEATEELVKAWNFAYKQAFKGSALQRDGDYIEMQIAGENGVEAHLGDLDKNIIHFENKPADHGILGVSQVGFNPRSAIVVADSLILYAGNMLQSVGADFRNMKIKENWDKMKEDFREQARAQLAKQQAEEAEAAKKAQTQQGTAQDKAVAATQFTRNMVNMVKGAQTDVKSKMKAKNIGASMNILKAAVAERKSLGGDSNFKFSSPQTQDAWMNKVHKALSEKPGMTPREIETVMAREMLASKGSKLSAKEKATLAKTVKMGEIHAKMMATMQDAPGCMKTSAELADSSFIAMPFNQALKIEIINTLGHEMGHSQGLTHNFIASFDKANFANEDGTESKRNYSSIMDYLTPGKFNWDGLGTYDIRALRASHLGLVEATPEMIAKLEGNAASKKLLVNGKYLHVSTIKANFAKNGWANFNKYQVQGVLKEYMYCTDKDVGYEPTCERHDFGTSAQEIVESNINDWESMYVNSFHSWDRLVFDVGTSIRASSMSSYYQFRMRKFMDELFYMLVVDNRNPAIQDYVQASLKTYLFYTQLINTPDANSLFQSADRFIAVPYEKKEVNEKGEETGKTSMDVAIVEKRAIQDISTTKDRLDTVGLEYEKITAMEMLTMKGYPSYKYYYNSIQFSFLDFEKYILGMSAENSLFVNTITGMMLDQLQPTFSNEDVTLQPIQGEKATVTASMRFYAGIYGILNLEASTLRDKDNFATLFKVGSSLGKAPSDRTALSQLGVSEKSKTRLSFWALDNALASQTLVDVAAQKNFFIQNAEVLNPLMQNMAILQLQNLLSQGQMEAKLTEAKTALTAKLNELNKDGKIVSAEMVKANPNLSIEKQVELMAQLNEQVISISVAVLTKQQGAQEAAGELAAQTAQLAEVLPLLALDFNALNEAMKTAGEALSKQQGLEVLAQLGDISSQLVDGGGLEVSYGIIMKNLEFLNKLTLMTNPEYNR